From one Neovison vison isolate M4711 chromosome 1, ASM_NN_V1, whole genome shotgun sequence genomic stretch:
- the IL7R gene encoding interleukin-7 receptor subunit alpha — MMILGTTFGMVFYLLQAVSGESGYAQNGEFEDAELDDYSFSCYSQLEVDGTQHLLTCAFDDPDVNITNLELEICGALLNVKCLTFDKLHEMYFIKTKKFLLIGESEIHVKLGGKSITSKKLNIVKIVKPEAPFDIRVIYREGANDFLVTFNTSHSQKKYVKELMHEVAYRQEKNENDWMHVNISSTKLTLLQRKLQPDAMYEIKVRSIPNANYFQGFWSEWSPTFHFRTPEITGRMDPVLLTISILSFFFVALMVILACALWKKRIKPIVWPSLPDHKKTLEQLCKKPKKNLNVSFNPESFLDCQIHKVDGIQARDEAENFLQDTSPPQLDDTEKQRLRGSMQGPTWPSEHAVITPKTFRGDSPFRSLAGSTSMCEVLVQPSSRSPDCREGGKNGPHMYQGLLLGSGTTNSTMPTPFPFQPGILTLNPAVRGQPGLTSLGSSQEEAYVTMSSFYQNQ; from the exons GAGAGTTTGAAGATGCCGAACTGGATGACTATTCATTCTCTTGCTACAGTCAGTTGGAAGTGGATGGAACCCAGCACTTGCTGACCTGTGCTTTTGATGACCCCGACGTCAATATCACCAATCTGGAACTTGAAATATG TGGAGCCCTTTTGAATGTAAAATGCCTGACTTTTGATAAACTACATGAGATGTATTTCATTAAGACAAAGAAATTCTTACTCATCGGAGAGAGCGAAATACATGTGAAACTTGGAGGAAAGAGCATAACTTCCAAGAAACTGAACATAGTCAAAATAG ttaAACCTGAGGCTCCTTTTGACATAAGAGTCATCTATCGCGAGGGAGCAAATGATTTTCTGGTGACATTTAACACATCTCATTCACAGAAGAAGTATGTGAAAGAATTAATGCATGAGGTGGCCTATcgccaggaaaaaaatgaaaatgactggATG CATGTGAACATATCCAGTACAAAGCTGACACTCCTACAGAGAAAACTACAACCTGATGCAATGTATGAGATTAAAGTCCGGTCCATCCCTAATGCCAACTATTTTCAAGGCTTCTGGAGTGAATGGAGTCCAACCTTCCACTTCAGAACACCAGAGATCACAG ggagGATGGATCCTGTTTTACTAACTATTAGCATTCTGAGTTTCTTCTTTGTGGCTCTGATGGTCATCTTGGCCTGTGCATTATGGAAAAAAAG AATTAAACCCATTGTGTGGCCCAGCCTCCCTGATCATAAGAAGACTTTGGAACAACTGTGCAAGAAACCCAAAAAG AATTTGAATGTGAGTTTCAACCCTGAAAGCTTCCTGGACTGCCAGATTCATAAGGTGGATGGCATTCAAGCTAGAGATGAAGCAGAGAACTTTCTGCAAGACACTTCTCCTCCACAACTAGATGATACTGAAAAGCAAAGGCTTCGAGGGAGTATGCAGGGCCCCACCTGGCCATCAGAGCATGCAGTCATCACCCCAAAAACCTTCAGAGGAGATTCACCCTTCAGAAGCCTGGCTGGGAGCACCAGTATGTGTGAGGTCCTTGTGCAACCTTCTTCCAGGTCCCCAGACTGCAGGGAAGGTGGCAAGAATGGGCCTCATATGTACCAGGGCCTGCTGCTTGGGTCTGGAACTACAAATAGCACCATGCCCACTCCATTTCCTTTCCAGCCAGGAATCCTGACACTGAACCCAGCTGTCCGGGGACAGCCCGGGCTCACTTCCTTGGGATCGAGTCAGGAAGAAGCATATGTCACCATGTCCAGCTTCTACCAAAACCAGTGA